The following are encoded in a window of Impatiens glandulifera chromosome 5, dImpGla2.1, whole genome shotgun sequence genomic DNA:
- the LOC124938868 gene encoding uncharacterized protein LOC124938868 — translation MANVHLWKAEENGKIKSSAIWNVIRERGQIVSWASLVWSLKIIPRHRFILWLAFRGRLSTRDRILAYMDIPDANCVLCSGFAESIDHLLGGYFFARSIWNLLL, via the coding sequence ATGGCTAATGTGCACTTGTGGAAAGCGGAAGAAAATGGGAAAATTAAGTCAAGTGCGATTTGGAATGTTATTAGGGAAAGAGGTCAAATTGTAAGTTGGGCTTCACTTGTGTGGTCCTTGAAAATCATTCCGAGACACCGATTTATTCTTTGGTTGGCTTTTCGTGGTAGACTTAGTACCCGTGATCGTATTCTTGCTTATATGGATATTCCGGACGCCAATTGTGTTCTTTGTAGTGGGTTTGCGGAGTCCATTGATCACCTTTTGGGTGGCTATTTTTTTGCTAGGTCTATTTGGAATCTTTTACTTTAG